The following coding sequences are from one SAR86 cluster bacterium window:
- the rplM gene encoding 50S ribosomal protein L13: MMKTKSFKSDEMVKKWHLVNAENKTLGRLSSKISSILMGKNKAQFSKNSDLGDFVVIINAEKIRLTGNKESQKKYHSHSGYPGGLKTQTFQNLVEQKPEEIILKAVKGMLPKNKLTTKMLAKLKIYKGENHPHTGQAPQPLEI, from the coding sequence ATTATGAAAACAAAAAGTTTTAAATCAGACGAAATGGTCAAAAAATGGCATCTAGTAAATGCTGAAAATAAAACACTTGGAAGATTATCTTCCAAAATTTCTTCTATTTTGATGGGAAAAAATAAAGCTCAATTTTCAAAAAATAGTGATCTTGGAGACTTTGTCGTGATCATAAATGCTGAGAAAATAAGACTTACCGGGAATAAAGAGTCGCAAAAAAAATACCATAGTCATTCGGGTTATCCTGGAGGATTAAAAACTCAGACCTTTCAAAATTTGGTCGAGCAAAAGCCTGAAGAAATCATACTTAAAGCGGTAAAAGGCATGCTACCTAAAAATAAATTAACAACTAAAATGCTAGCAAAACTTAAAATCTATAAAGGTGAAAATCATCCTCACACCGGACAGGCTCCTCAACCTTTAGAGATCTAA
- a CDS encoding cytochrome c1: MKLLPFLFLFIPFHFFGADELSCGTIECENFKVNIYNNAELQNGLSTYMNYCYGCHSLKYSRYKRIAEDLEIPIELYISNLIYDDSKPGELMQISLNKEDAVNWLGAVPPDLTLEARVRKPEWIYTYLKSFYSDSSRPYGVNNLVYKNVSMPHVLEDLQNSMSENDFNKTMADLTNFLVYVSDPSARERQQLGVYVLLFLLLFTAFAFLLYREYKKELK; the protein is encoded by the coding sequence ATGAAGCTTCTTCCATTTCTGTTTCTTTTCATACCTTTTCATTTTTTTGGTGCTGACGAATTGAGCTGCGGGACCATTGAATGTGAAAACTTCAAGGTAAATATTTACAACAATGCAGAATTACAAAATGGATTATCAACTTATATGAACTATTGTTACGGTTGCCATTCTTTAAAATACTCTAGATACAAAAGAATTGCAGAAGATCTAGAAATTCCTATTGAGTTGTATATAAGCAATCTAATTTATGATGATTCTAAACCTGGAGAATTAATGCAAATTAGTTTAAACAAAGAAGACGCAGTAAATTGGTTAGGCGCTGTTCCACCCGATCTTACCCTAGAGGCAAGGGTTAGGAAGCCTGAATGGATTTATACATATTTAAAAAGTTTCTATTCTGATTCTTCAAGGCCTTATGGGGTCAATAATCTGGTTTACAAAAATGTATCAATGCCACATGTCCTAGAAGATCTTCAAAATTCAATGTCTGAAAATGACTTTAATAAAACAATGGCAGATCTAACTAATTTCTTAGTTTACGTTTCTGATCCATCCGCAAGAGAAAGACAACAATTAGGAGTTTATGTCTTACTGTTTCTTTTATTATTTACTGCCTTTGCTTTTTTGCTATACAGAGAGTATAAAAAGGAACTTAAATAA
- the hisD gene encoding histidinol dehydrogenase produces MNEFQLKKVTFKEFLSYRRNIDPLKDLEEVSDKVRKILKEVKVNGEKALLKFSKKFDNLSAKNLNELIHSRDKLEDSYNVLPKEIKDDLIFLKSRIQSFHQSISTADWEKTDEVFSKYGQISRPIRRIGLYAPGGSAIYPSSVLMTSVLAKIAGVKEILLCFPPSNEKNTKLMLATAFLGEVDQVISIGGAQAIGAMAFGTDNFEKVDKIFGPGNQYVAEAKRQVFGIVGIDAMTGPSEVMIIADETADVEMIALDLIAQAEHGPNSSCILVLVNNLMAEKVEDKVSEYLQNLNFNKDSNAYKSLKNLGLIVNVSDFDEAKEVCNQFNPEHLQLILKNESQVNLKEIYAGAIFLGQKNTAVLGDYCAGPSHVIPTNGATKFSSQLSIQDFFINSSFTHITNSRDENFKKILKTSRDIAIEEGLTAHANAVDLRLKRLFN; encoded by the coding sequence ATGAACGAATTTCAATTAAAAAAAGTCACTTTTAAAGAGTTCCTATCTTATAGAAGAAATATTGATCCTTTAAAGGATTTAGAAGAAGTGTCTGATAAAGTTAGAAAAATTCTTAAAGAAGTAAAAGTAAATGGCGAAAAAGCGTTACTCAAATTTTCAAAGAAATTTGACAATCTATCTGCTAAGAATCTGAACGAATTAATTCATTCGAGAGATAAATTAGAAGATTCCTATAACGTTCTTCCTAAAGAAATAAAAGATGATCTGATTTTCTTAAAATCACGCATACAAAGTTTTCATCAATCAATCAGTACAGCTGATTGGGAGAAGACAGATGAGGTTTTTTCAAAATATGGACAAATTTCTAGGCCAATAAGAAGAATTGGTCTCTATGCTCCTGGTGGAAGTGCGATCTATCCCTCTTCGGTACTTATGACCTCAGTTCTTGCAAAAATTGCTGGAGTAAAAGAAATTCTTCTTTGTTTTCCGCCGTCAAACGAAAAAAATACTAAATTGATGTTAGCTACAGCATTCCTTGGAGAAGTTGATCAAGTTATTTCTATTGGCGGAGCACAAGCTATAGGAGCAATGGCATTCGGTACAGATAATTTTGAGAAAGTTGATAAGATTTTTGGACCTGGAAATCAATATGTTGCGGAAGCAAAAAGACAGGTCTTTGGCATAGTTGGAATTGACGCTATGACAGGACCTTCTGAAGTAATGATAATTGCCGATGAGACTGCTGATGTAGAAATGATAGCTTTAGATTTAATTGCACAAGCAGAGCACGGGCCTAACTCAAGTTGTATTTTGGTGTTAGTTAATAATTTGATGGCAGAAAAGGTGGAAGATAAAGTTTCAGAGTACTTACAAAATCTTAACTTTAATAAAGATTCCAATGCTTATAAATCTTTGAAAAATTTAGGTCTGATAGTAAATGTTTCAGATTTTGATGAAGCTAAAGAAGTTTGCAACCAGTTTAATCCAGAGCACCTTCAATTAATTCTTAAAAATGAAAGTCAAGTTAACTTAAAAGAAATTTATGCTGGAGCAATTTTTCTTGGCCAAAAGAATACAGCGGTTCTTGGAGATTATTGTGCTGGGCCTAGTCATGTAATACCAACTAATGGTGCCACTAAATTCAGCTCTCAACTCAGCATTCAAGATTTTTTTATTAATTCATCTTTTACGCATATCACAAATTCTCGAGATGAAAATTTCAAGAAAATATTAAAAACTTCGAGAGATATTGCTATAGAGGAAGGTTTAACTGCTCATGCAAATGCAGTAGATTTAAGATTGAAAAGGCTTTTTAATTAG
- the lptC gene encoding LPS export ABC transporter periplasmic protein LptC, which yields MRRNLILYSILLLSLAGVFLFLSSNYIDSSNQEFQENIVQNLFQADKVKLRVSFSDKKIKFSVKSEMLNSLANSNFMKLFQPEIYLSDEMDFEISGNSNNAFFYYKTNLIEFKEIVNFNGSFKKNPFSGSSEKMIINFSDNTLEVSKNLKINYLNSIYSADSIKIDLSEKLILDSSNIKSQEI from the coding sequence ATGCGAAGAAATTTAATACTATATTCAATCCTTCTTTTAAGTCTTGCGGGTGTTTTTTTATTTTTGTCTTCCAATTACATTGATTCCTCAAATCAAGAATTTCAAGAAAATATAGTTCAAAATTTATTTCAAGCAGATAAAGTAAAATTGAGAGTATCTTTCTCAGATAAAAAAATTAAATTTTCTGTGAAAAGCGAGATGCTTAATAGCTTAGCAAATTCTAATTTTATGAAATTATTTCAACCTGAAATATATTTATCAGACGAAATGGACTTTGAAATTTCTGGAAACTCTAATAATGCTTTTTTCTATTACAAGACAAATCTCATAGAATTTAAAGAAATAGTTAATTTTAACGGAAGCTTTAAAAAAAATCCTTTTTCTGGCTCTTCTGAGAAAATGATTATTAACTTTTCAGACAACACTTTAGAAGTTTCAAAAAACTTAAAAATAAATTATTTAAATAGTATCTATTCTGCAGATTCGATAAAAATAGATTTATCGGAAAAGTTAATTTTAGACAGTTCTAATATAAAATCTCAAGAAATCTGA
- the petA gene encoding ubiquinol-cytochrome c reductase iron-sulfur subunit: MVQPISPPNPGRRKFLSFITASMASIGAFFLAIPFLSAFKPSARAEAAGAPVQVDISSLTPGQMKVVEWRGKPIFVVKMEENTVKLLSSNLSRLADPEGKNSKQPEYVNNQIRSRQEGVAVITGVCTHLGCSPKYYPETGSVAFDSDWQGGFFCPCHGSKFDMVGRVYAGVPAPTNMDVPPHYFPKDNLLVIGLDGVS, translated from the coding sequence ATGGTTCAACCGATATCTCCTCCAAATCCTGGAAGAAGAAAGTTTTTAAGTTTTATTACGGCTTCAATGGCTTCGATAGGAGCTTTTTTTCTTGCCATACCCTTCTTGAGCGCTTTTAAACCAAGCGCGCGAGCAGAGGCAGCTGGAGCTCCAGTTCAAGTTGATATTTCATCACTAACACCAGGCCAAATGAAAGTTGTTGAGTGGAGAGGAAAACCTATATTTGTTGTTAAAATGGAAGAAAATACTGTGAAACTACTATCCTCCAATCTATCAAGATTAGCTGATCCAGAAGGTAAAAACTCAAAACAGCCTGAATATGTTAATAATCAGATTAGGTCAAGACAAGAAGGAGTAGCTGTAATTACGGGAGTTTGTACTCATCTTGGCTGCTCTCCAAAATATTATCCTGAAACAGGTTCTGTGGCATTCGACTCTGATTGGCAGGGAGGTTTTTTCTGCCCATGCCACGGTTCAAAATTCGATATGGTTGGTAGAGTATATGCAGGTGTTCCAGCACCAACAAATATGGACGTTCCACCACATTATTTCCCCAAAGATAATTTATTAGTAATTGGTTTAGACGGAGTATCATAA
- the murA gene encoding UDP-N-acetylglucosamine 1-carboxyvinyltransferase, producing MDKLLITGGSSLEGSLRASGSKNSALPILASSILVKDKFLIKNIPHLNDITTMIELLSSMGAEMTVNEDMDLEVDTKNLVNPLARYELVKTMRASILVLGPLLTRYHEAEVALPGGCAIGSRPVNLHIDCMQKLGAEIEISDGYIKAKAKGGLKGGKIDFSTVTVTGTENAIMAAVLARGTTVIKNAAKEPEVVDLISCLKKMGANIEGGGSEIITVKGVDSLNPCEYEVMDDRIEIGTYLTAVTMTKGKIQIKCSFPKILETIIDKLKISGANITFNEESIELEMDQKPSPVNISTAPFPLFPTDMQAQFIALNSISTGKSKVVENVFENRFMHVQELIRMGGDINLQGNTAIIVGSKNGLFAAPVMATDLRASASLVLAGLVAKGQTKVDRIYHIDRGYERIEEKLNLLGANIERVSE from the coding sequence ATGGATAAACTTCTAATTACCGGAGGGTCTTCGCTCGAAGGCTCGTTGAGAGCGTCTGGATCAAAAAATTCGGCTCTACCAATATTAGCGTCTTCCATTTTAGTAAAAGACAAGTTTTTAATAAAAAATATTCCTCATTTGAATGATATAACAACCATGATTGAGCTGTTAAGTTCTATGGGAGCAGAGATGACGGTTAATGAAGATATGGATTTGGAGGTTGATACAAAAAATCTTGTCAATCCGCTTGCAAGATATGAGCTAGTCAAGACTATGAGAGCATCAATATTAGTTTTGGGACCTTTATTGACTAGATATCATGAAGCAGAAGTCGCGCTTCCCGGTGGATGCGCAATAGGAAGTAGACCGGTAAATTTGCACATTGACTGCATGCAGAAATTAGGAGCAGAGATTGAAATCTCTGATGGATATATAAAAGCAAAAGCAAAAGGTGGTCTCAAGGGAGGCAAAATAGATTTTTCAACTGTAACTGTTACAGGAACTGAAAATGCAATTATGGCTGCAGTACTGGCTAGAGGAACAACAGTTATAAAAAATGCAGCTAAGGAACCAGAAGTTGTGGATCTAATTTCTTGTTTAAAGAAAATGGGGGCTAATATTGAAGGAGGAGGAAGTGAAATAATCACTGTTAAAGGAGTAGATTCGCTGAATCCTTGTGAATACGAAGTTATGGATGACAGAATTGAAATTGGAACTTATCTAACCGCAGTGACAATGACCAAAGGAAAAATTCAAATCAAATGCTCATTTCCTAAGATTTTAGAGACTATCATTGATAAATTAAAAATTTCAGGTGCAAATATTACTTTTAATGAAGAAAGCATAGAATTAGAAATGGACCAAAAGCCAAGTCCAGTAAATATTTCTACCGCGCCTTTCCCACTTTTCCCAACAGATATGCAAGCGCAGTTTATAGCCTTAAACTCTATTTCTACAGGTAAGTCAAAAGTAGTAGAAAATGTCTTTGAAAATAGATTCATGCACGTTCAAGAACTAATTAGGATGGGAGGAGATATTAACTTACAGGGGAATACCGCAATTATTGTCGGTAGCAAAAACGGATTATTCGCCGCACCAGTAATGGCTACTGATCTAAGGGCTTCTGCTAGCCTGGTCTTAGCAGGATTGGTTGCCAAAGGACAAACAAAAGTTGATAGGATTTATCACATTGATAGAGGTTACGAAAGAATTGAAGAAAAACTTAATCTCCTCGGAGCAAATATTGAAAGGGTGTCCGAATGA
- a CDS encoding glutathione S-transferase N-terminal domain-containing protein, producing MSLLKNRSSMVLFHDEIGHRSQKVRIIIQEKEISCDLEALDKNAIPKEILDVNPDGSLPLLIDRELSLYNSALIVEYLDERFPHPPLLPVYPVARAQTRLILDRIEKDLAIHLDTLEDEASSKSELTKSKSALEVNLKNSLILFSNPSFFNEEEFTILDAVVCPILFRLNFLGINIPNTKAAAGIKDYMERIFEKNSFKASLTGAEKEKFLI from the coding sequence ATGAGTTTGCTTAAAAATAGATCTTCCATGGTCCTCTTTCACGATGAAATAGGTCATAGAAGCCAAAAAGTTAGAATTATAATTCAAGAAAAGGAAATATCATGTGATTTGGAGGCGTTAGATAAAAATGCAATTCCCAAGGAAATTTTAGATGTTAATCCAGATGGTTCTTTGCCATTGTTAATAGATCGAGAACTTTCGCTTTATAACTCTGCTCTAATCGTCGAATACCTTGATGAAAGATTTCCGCATCCTCCATTACTTCCTGTTTATCCTGTTGCAAGAGCCCAAACTAGACTGATTCTAGATAGGATAGAAAAGGATTTAGCCATCCATTTGGATACTTTGGAAGATGAAGCTAGCTCAAAATCTGAATTGACAAAAAGTAAAAGTGCTTTGGAAGTTAATCTGAAAAATTCTTTAATACTTTTTAGTAATCCATCTTTTTTTAATGAAGAAGAATTTACCATATTAGATGCCGTTGTTTGTCCTATACTCTTCAGATTAAACTTTTTAGGTATAAATATTCCAAACACGAAAGCCGCAGCGGGCATTAAAGATTACATGGAAAGAATTTTTGAAAAAAATTCTTTTAAGGCCAGCCTAACGGGAGCGGAAAAAGAAAAATTTTTAATTTAA
- the rpsI gene encoding 30S ribosomal protein S9: MSQDTTYATGRRKTSTARVYLSEGKGNILVNDIPLEEYFGREVAKILVMQPLVLLDISSKFDIMVKVSGGGSFGQAGAIRHGISRALEKFDPEYRSSLKSAGYLTRDSRQVERKKVGLVKARKSKQFSKR; the protein is encoded by the coding sequence ATGAGTCAAGATACCACATATGCGACTGGAAGAAGAAAAACCTCAACAGCAAGAGTTTATCTTTCTGAAGGAAAAGGAAATATATTAGTAAATGATATACCTTTAGAAGAATACTTTGGAAGGGAAGTTGCTAAAATACTAGTAATGCAACCTTTAGTTCTTTTAGACATTTCTAGCAAATTCGACATTATGGTCAAAGTTTCAGGCGGTGGTTCATTTGGACAAGCAGGTGCCATTAGACATGGTATATCTAGGGCCTTAGAAAAATTTGATCCAGAGTATAGATCTTCATTGAAGTCGGCTGGATATTTGACTAGAGACTCTAGACAAGTCGAAAGAAAGAAAGTTGGATTAGTAAAAGCAAGAAAGTCAAAACAATTTAGTAAAAGATAA
- the hisG gene encoding ATP phosphoribosyltransferase, with protein MSLLLALPKGRLLNEVKVLLEKVGIEFDDKSRKLIINTSKDFIKVAILRTWDIPKFVNYGAADIGVVGKDILFESNLENNYYELEDLGIGQCRMSLASLENKIPRQKKIRVASKYPEYTKKYFLENSKDIEILILKGAIEIAPVLGLADCIVDLVQTGQTLKENGLKELEKISDITSRLIVNKSSFKSKFKEINEISRELKKHI; from the coding sequence ATGAGTCTTTTGTTGGCTTTACCAAAAGGAAGATTATTAAATGAGGTAAAAGTTCTTCTTGAAAAAGTTGGAATTGAATTTGATGATAAATCCAGAAAATTAATAATTAATACTTCTAAGGATTTTATAAAAGTTGCTATCCTGAGAACGTGGGATATTCCAAAGTTTGTAAATTATGGAGCAGCTGATATCGGAGTTGTAGGAAAAGACATATTATTTGAGTCAAATTTAGAAAATAATTATTACGAACTTGAAGATTTGGGAATAGGACAATGCAGGATGTCTCTGGCTTCATTGGAAAATAAAATACCTAGACAAAAAAAAATTAGAGTTGCTTCAAAATATCCTGAATATACAAAAAAATATTTTCTAGAAAACTCTAAAGATATAGAAATTTTAATATTGAAAGGAGCTATCGAAATTGCTCCTGTTTTAGGCCTTGCTGATTGCATTGTCGATTTAGTTCAAACAGGTCAAACTTTAAAAGAAAACGGTCTAAAAGAGCTAGAAAAAATTTCTGATATAACTTCAAGACTTATTGTTAATAAATCGTCATTTAAATCTAAGTTTAAAGAAATAAATGAAATTTCAAGAGAATTAAAAAAGCATATATGA
- a CDS encoding ABC transporter substrate-binding protein: MRKFIFIFSIIFSNLSFSGESIEIFLDDQHKNLFGYIEKNIELIDKDKNLFIAGFEKSIEDLIDPKEISKRVMGKMIYQQSSPAQIERFNLKFKSTLFESYSSALKELNYEDLKIVSHLHPNERMDLAIVKLKINLSGRKIDFIYKMKKINNDWKIIGLILDGIDIISIFRKQFLNLYKVGNMNIDFAINNWNVLEKNNG, translated from the coding sequence ATGCGTAAATTCATTTTTATATTTTCAATAATCTTTTCAAATTTATCTTTTTCAGGCGAATCGATTGAGATTTTTTTGGATGATCAACATAAAAATTTATTTGGTTACATAGAGAAAAATATTGAATTAATTGATAAAGACAAGAATCTATTTATAGCAGGATTTGAAAAGTCCATCGAGGATCTAATAGATCCAAAAGAAATTTCAAAAAGAGTAATGGGAAAAATGATCTATCAACAATCTTCTCCAGCACAAATCGAAAGATTCAATTTAAAGTTCAAAAGTACACTTTTTGAGTCTTATTCTTCAGCTTTGAAAGAATTAAATTATGAAGACCTAAAAATTGTATCCCATTTACATCCTAATGAACGAATGGATCTGGCAATAGTCAAATTAAAAATTAATTTAAGTGGAAGAAAGATAGATTTCATTTACAAAATGAAAAAGATCAATAATGATTGGAAAATTATAGGATTAATATTAGATGGTATAGACATTATCTCAATTTTTAGGAAGCAATTTTTAAATTTGTACAAAGTAGGAAATATGAATATAGATTTTGCTATAAATAATTGGAACGTTTTAGAAAAGAATAATGGATAA
- a CDS encoding trypsin-like peptidase domain-containing protein encodes MNRKVLISISLWTILGLLSGFVFLNYTSSEKLPDILEEASPSVVNIWSIKKWKAWQEKSSLLGIKRYQQVIKTGFFPNGSGVIIDSQGKIVTNYHVIKEAFQSNQKLIIELNSGQILEALILGFSETADIAVIQTINGENLKPIKLKKNIDNLRVGEQVIAIGNPQGLGKSFSMGIVSAINRQFKNVTGTFIQTDASINPGNSGGALIDKNGYLLGITNFIETTSGGSQGLNFAIPVDEVMKVYNEITN; translated from the coding sequence ATGAATAGAAAAGTATTAATTTCGATATCCTTATGGACCATTTTAGGCTTACTTTCCGGATTCGTGTTCTTAAATTACACTTCTTCGGAAAAGCTTCCAGATATCTTAGAAGAAGCATCTCCATCTGTAGTAAATATTTGGAGCATAAAAAAATGGAAAGCTTGGCAAGAAAAATCTAGCCTTCTTGGAATAAAAAGATATCAGCAAGTAATAAAAACGGGTTTTTTTCCAAATGGATCGGGAGTGATAATTGATAGCCAAGGCAAAATTGTCACTAATTATCATGTTATAAAAGAAGCTTTTCAGAGTAATCAAAAATTAATTATTGAGCTTAATAGTGGTCAAATATTAGAAGCTTTAATTCTTGGTTTTAGTGAGACGGCCGACATTGCTGTAATTCAAACAATAAATGGTGAAAATCTTAAACCAATAAAATTAAAAAAAAATATAGATAACCTTAGAGTTGGAGAACAAGTCATTGCTATCGGCAATCCTCAAGGCTTAGGCAAGTCTTTCAGCATGGGAATTGTAAGTGCAATCAATAGGCAATTTAAAAATGTAACTGGAACTTTCATTCAAACAGATGCCTCTATAAATCCAGGTAACTCTGGTGGGGCTTTAATTGATAAGAATGGATATTTGTTAGGAATAACCAATTTTATTGAGACAACTTCCGGTGGAAGTCAAGGTCTTAATTTTGCAATTCCTGTAGACGAAGTAATGAAGGTCTATAACGAAATTACTAATTAA
- a CDS encoding KpsF/GutQ family sugar-phosphate isomerase, which produces MKIKPKKKINFFNSAKKTFSKEIYSLSQISKHISSKNFNEMCEKILLNKGNLFLMGMGKSGNIAEKVCSTLSSTGTPAIYINAAEASHGDLGAITKKDILLIFSYSGETDEILKILPACKKKAKDIFSITGNSQSSLSINSNVSLTIEIDQEACPMDLAPTTSSTAMLLLGDALAISLLEAKDFSPQDFAENHPGGSLGKKFLKVKDLMLTKKNLPIISESSSIHSAIYLMSSKGLGLTLIKSKNKVSGIFTDGDLRRLLEKKVNLTDLKIKEVMTMDFKFVSEEILVSEAIKIMEKFKIFSLLVKNNKDQVTGLLRMHDLLEAKII; this is translated from the coding sequence ATGAAAATTAAACCTAAGAAAAAAATTAATTTCTTTAATTCGGCTAAAAAAACCTTTTCTAAAGAAATATATTCTCTTTCACAAATTTCAAAACACATAAGTTCAAAAAATTTTAATGAGATGTGTGAAAAGATACTCTTGAATAAAGGAAATTTATTTCTTATGGGAATGGGAAAATCTGGAAATATTGCTGAAAAAGTATGTTCAACATTATCTTCGACTGGAACTCCAGCAATTTATATAAACGCCGCAGAGGCAAGCCATGGCGATTTAGGGGCTATTACAAAAAAAGATATTTTATTGATTTTTTCGTATTCTGGTGAAACTGATGAAATTCTCAAAATACTTCCAGCTTGCAAAAAGAAAGCAAAAGATATTTTTTCGATTACAGGAAACTCCCAATCATCCCTTTCAATTAACTCTAATGTCTCTTTAACCATAGAAATTGATCAAGAGGCTTGTCCAATGGATCTTGCTCCTACAACTAGCTCTACGGCTATGTTACTTTTGGGCGATGCTCTTGCAATATCATTACTAGAAGCTAAAGATTTTTCTCCACAAGATTTTGCAGAAAACCATCCTGGAGGCAGTTTAGGAAAAAAGTTTTTAAAAGTAAAAGACTTAATGTTAACTAAAAAAAATCTTCCAATAATATCTGAATCCTCCTCGATACATAGTGCAATTTATTTAATGTCTTCAAAAGGTCTTGGCTTAACTCTGATCAAAAGTAAAAATAAAGTATCAGGAATCTTTACTGATGGAGACTTGAGAAGGCTTTTAGAAAAGAAAGTCAACTTGACCGATTTAAAAATCAAAGAAGTGATGACAATGGATTTTAAGTTTGTTTCGGAGGAAATCTTAGTTTCTGAAGCTATAAAAATAATGGAAAAATTTAAAATTTTTTCATTGTTGGTTAAAAATAATAAGGATCAAGTTACTGGTCTCCTAAGGATGCATGACTTATTGGAAGCAAAAATTATTTAA
- a CDS encoding cytochrome b N-terminal domain-containing protein: protein MLQWINTRFPLTDLIERHLSKYPAPTNLNFWYLFGFLMIIVLVMQILTGLWLMMNYTNTAEEAFSSVEYIMRDVEYGWLLRYMHAAGASAFFVLIYLHMFRGMMYGSYQKPRELIWLGGWFTYVLLCAEGFTGYVLPWGQMSFWAAQVIISLFGSIPIVGEDLATWVRGDYLVSGITLSRLFAFHVVLLPIMLIAVVFFHILALHEIGSNNPDGIDIKKHVDNDGVPLDSKPFYPYDITHDVYALGVFLLFFCGIVFFFPGGGGYILETVNFEPANPLSTPAHIVPSWYYTPYYAMLRAVDFSIFGFTAKFLGFATMAAGIAIFAALPWLDRSPVKSIRYKGIYSKIFLTGFVVSFFVLGYLGLVPPTELKNVLAKVFTVIYFSYFLLMPIYTKLEKCKPVPERVPG from the coding sequence ATGTTGCAATGGATTAATACAAGATTTCCTCTAACGGATTTAATTGAAAGACATTTATCTAAGTATCCTGCTCCCACGAATCTCAATTTCTGGTACTTATTTGGATTTCTTATGATCATTGTTCTGGTAATGCAAATTCTTACGGGACTTTGGTTAATGATGAACTATACAAATACGGCTGAAGAAGCCTTTTCTTCCGTTGAGTATATTATGAGAGACGTAGAATACGGCTGGCTTTTAAGATACATGCACGCTGCAGGAGCTTCAGCTTTTTTTGTTTTAATTTATCTTCACATGTTTAGAGGGATGATGTATGGCTCATACCAAAAACCTAGAGAATTGATATGGCTTGGCGGATGGTTTACTTACGTTTTGCTCTGCGCTGAGGGTTTTACAGGCTATGTTCTTCCTTGGGGGCAAATGTCTTTTTGGGCAGCGCAGGTGATTATATCTTTATTTGGATCAATTCCTATTGTTGGAGAAGACCTTGCCACTTGGGTTAGAGGAGATTATCTTGTTTCTGGGATAACCTTGTCGAGATTATTTGCTTTTCACGTAGTTTTGTTACCAATCATGTTGATAGCGGTTGTTTTTTTCCACATTCTTGCACTTCACGAAATTGGATCAAACAATCCTGACGGAATAGATATTAAAAAACATGTAGACAATGATGGTGTCCCTTTAGATTCTAAGCCTTTTTATCCTTATGATATTACTCATGATGTTTATGCTCTAGGAGTATTTCTTTTATTTTTTTGTGGGATAGTTTTCTTTTTTCCTGGTGGAGGAGGTTACATACTTGAAACAGTAAACTTTGAACCAGCTAACCCATTATCTACTCCCGCTCATATCGTGCCATCTTGGTATTACACACCTTATTACGCAATGCTTCGAGCAGTAGATTTTTCAATTTTTGGATTTACTGCAAAATTTCTTGGTTTCGCCACTATGGCAGCAGGGATTGCAATATTTGCAGCATTGCCATGGCTAGATAGAAGCCCTGTTAAATCTATTAGATACAAAGGTATTTACAGCAAAATTTTTCTTACAGGCTTTGTTGTCAGCTTTTTTGTCTTGGGTTACCTTGGGCTAGTTCCCCCAACTGAACTTAAGAATGTTCTGGCAAAAGTATTTACAGTTATTTATTTCTCTTATTTTTTACTTATGCCAATTTATACTAAATTAGAGAAATGTAAGCCAGTTCCAGAAAGAGTTCCTGGATAA